In Nostoc sp. CENA543, a single genomic region encodes these proteins:
- a CDS encoding precorrin-8X methylmutase, with protein sequence MPDYIRNANEIYRNSFAIIRAEANLDILPSDVAKVAVRLIHACGMTDIVTDIGYSTTAVNSARKAIAAGAPILCDCRMVADGVTRKRLPANNAVICTLNEPEVPELAKKLGNTRSAAALELWKPYLEGAIVAIGNAPTALFRLLEMLDAGCPKPAVILGFPVGFVGAAESKAALAADSRNVPFLTLHGRRGGSAIAAAAVNALATEEE encoded by the coding sequence ATGCCCGACTATATACGCAACGCTAATGAAATCTACCGTAATTCCTTCGCCATTATTCGGGCAGAAGCCAATCTAGATATTCTCCCTTCTGATGTAGCAAAAGTAGCAGTGCGTCTGATTCATGCCTGTGGAATGACGGATATAGTGACAGATATAGGATATTCCACCACGGCGGTCAACTCGGCTAGGAAAGCAATAGCAGCAGGCGCACCGATTTTGTGTGATTGTCGGATGGTAGCTGACGGAGTGACGAGAAAACGTTTACCAGCTAATAACGCGGTAATTTGCACCCTCAACGAGCCGGAAGTCCCAGAATTAGCGAAAAAACTAGGAAATACTAGGTCGGCGGCGGCGTTGGAGTTATGGAAACCTTATTTAGAAGGTGCAATCGTCGCCATTGGTAACGCACCTACAGCCTTATTTAGATTACTAGAAATGTTAGATGCAGGATGCCCCAAACCGGCGGTAATTTTAGGTTTTCCTGTCGGGTTTGTGGGTGCAGCCGAATCCAAAGCTGCATTAGCCGCAGATAGCCGCAATGTACCATTTTTAACTTTACATGGTCGGCGCGGTGGAAGTGCGATCGCCGCCGCCGCCGTTAACGCCCTGGCCACGGAGGAAGAATAA
- a CDS encoding precorrin-2 C(20)-methyltransferase: protein MTAKGRLYGIGVGPGDPELLTLKALRLLRAAPVVAYQSATDKESIARGIVAQYLTGEQIEVAYHLPRALEPEKAKDIYDQEIAPIAAHLAAGQDVVVLCEGDPFFYGSFMYVFTRLSEQYQTEVVPGVSSLMACPVSLGVPFTYYNDILTVLPAPLPAEELTSQLLTTDAAAIMKLGRHFTKVRDILHQLGLASRALYIERATMTQQRIVPLDEVDPAEVPYFAMIVIPTKNRL from the coding sequence ATGACAGCCAAAGGTCGTCTCTACGGAATTGGTGTAGGGCCAGGAGATCCTGAATTATTGACCCTGAAAGCATTGCGGTTATTACGTGCAGCCCCTGTAGTCGCCTATCAATCAGCCACAGACAAAGAAAGTATCGCCAGGGGAATTGTTGCCCAGTATCTCACAGGCGAACAAATCGAAGTCGCCTATCATCTCCCCCGCGCCTTAGAACCGGAAAAAGCCAAAGACATCTACGACCAAGAAATCGCCCCCATCGCCGCACACTTAGCAGCCGGACAAGATGTAGTAGTGTTGTGTGAAGGCGACCCGTTTTTCTACGGTTCATTTATGTATGTATTTACACGCCTATCAGAACAGTACCAAACGGAAGTCGTCCCTGGAGTCTCTTCCTTAATGGCTTGTCCTGTCTCCTTGGGTGTACCCTTCACCTACTACAACGATATCCTCACTGTTTTACCTGCACCCCTACCGGCTGAAGAATTAACCAGCCAACTACTGACAACCGATGCAGCAGCCATTATGAAACTCGGCCGCCACTTTACCAAAGTGCGGGATATCCTGCATCAATTAGGACTAGCATCACGGGCATTGTATATTGAACGTGCCACAATGACCCAGCAAAGGATTGTCCCCTTGGATGAGGTTGATCCGGCGGAAGTGCCTTATTTTGCGATGATTGTCATACCGACTAAAAATCGACTGTAG
- a CDS encoding ADP-ribosylglycohydrolase family protein — MLGAIAGDIIGSVYEGNGLKTKDFPLFGRQSRFTDDTVLTVAVADIILHTDQFPPSSLYIDQLHWYYHRYQYAGYGRNFSNWAKSHSRQPYNSFGNGAAMRVSPIGFAYDDLETVLREAKRSAEVTHNHPEGIKGAQATAAAIFLARQGYHQTAIKSYIQANFGYHLEATLDQIRPAYQYDASCPGSVPQAIIAFLESTSFEDAIRNAVSLGGDSDTIACITGGIAQAYYGGVPQAIARQTLAHLDEYLCTITEKFIDKYCGGN; from the coding sequence ATGCTGGGTGCGATCGCTGGTGACATTATTGGTTCAGTCTATGAAGGTAATGGTCTAAAAACTAAAGATTTTCCTTTATTTGGTAGACAGTCCCGCTTTACAGATGACACGGTGTTGACTGTGGCGGTTGCAGATATCATTCTCCATACTGACCAATTTCCCCCCAGTAGTCTGTATATTGACCAACTTCATTGGTATTACCATCGTTATCAGTATGCAGGCTACGGTCGCAACTTCAGCAATTGGGCTAAGTCTCACAGTCGCCAACCATACAACAGTTTTGGTAATGGTGCAGCTATGCGTGTTAGTCCTATTGGTTTTGCTTACGATGATTTAGAGACTGTGTTAAGGGAAGCTAAACGCAGTGCAGAAGTCACCCATAATCATCCTGAAGGAATTAAAGGCGCGCAGGCTACCGCCGCCGCTATTTTTTTGGCGCGCCAGGGTTATCATCAAACGGCGATTAAATCCTACATTCAGGCTAACTTTGGTTATCACCTCGAAGCCACCCTAGACCAAATTCGTCCCGCATATCAATATGATGCTAGTTGTCCTGGTTCTGTCCCCCAAGCCATTATCGCCTTTCTGGAATCCACTAGCTTTGAAGATGCGATTCGCAATGCGGTTTCTCTGGGTGGCGATAGTGACACCATTGCTTGCATTACAGGTGGTATTGCTCAAGCTTACTATGGTGGTGTCCCCCAGGCGATCGCTCGACAAACTTTAGCCCATCTTGATGAGTATCTCTGCACCATTACAGAAAAGTTTATTGATAAATATTGTGGGGGTAACTAA
- a CDS encoding ATP-binding protein has translation MAQTASNSSILIVEDEWVIALDIKQHLQRLGYRIAGTANSAQKALELVARNQPDLVLMDIYLQGNTTGIVAANQILQQFNIPVVFLTAHADESTLKEAIAAHPYGYIVKPFEGQDLSIAIQVALANHRAEQAIQKALAQEKRLNELKSQFVSIVSHEFRNPLSSLLMSLELLEEPNSLTPEQKLAHLERSKQAIKHMAKLITDILVVGQLEQEQFHCQPTLIDIYYFCSSLMADLESYLPTANRLVLRVEGETTKNMMYSVDPHLLQHILTNLLENAIKYSPADSTVTLALQCQPNHIEFQIIDQGIGLTSQDMAKLFTPFYRGLNVGKTPGTGLGLSIVKKCVDVHGGEITVTSELNVGTTFRVIIPATREEANANAKCPADSPSVSEKRLAPTKFQIQN, from the coding sequence ATGGCACAGACAGCTTCTAATTCTAGTATTTTGATTGTTGAAGATGAATGGGTGATTGCCCTAGATATCAAACAACATCTTCAAAGATTAGGTTACAGAATCGCTGGAACTGCCAATTCGGCACAGAAAGCTTTAGAACTGGTGGCGAGAAATCAACCAGATTTGGTGTTAATGGATATTTATTTGCAAGGTAACACCACAGGGATTGTAGCAGCAAATCAGATATTACAACAATTCAACATACCTGTAGTGTTTCTCACCGCCCATGCCGATGAGTCTACATTAAAAGAGGCGATCGCAGCCCATCCTTATGGTTACATTGTCAAACCATTCGAGGGGCAGGATTTAAGTATTGCCATTCAGGTGGCTCTAGCTAATCATCGTGCTGAACAAGCTATTCAGAAAGCCTTAGCTCAAGAAAAACGGCTGAATGAACTCAAATCACAATTTGTTTCCATCGTATCCCATGAATTTCGCAACCCCTTAAGTTCTTTACTCATGAGTTTAGAACTCTTAGAAGAGCCAAATTCCCTCACTCCTGAGCAGAAACTAGCTCATCTTGAACGGAGTAAACAAGCTATCAAGCACATGGCAAAACTGATCACAGATATTTTAGTTGTTGGTCAGTTAGAACAAGAACAGTTTCATTGTCAACCCACACTGATAGATATTTACTATTTTTGTTCTAGTCTCATGGCAGATTTAGAGTCTTACTTACCCACCGCCAATAGACTGGTATTGAGAGTGGAGGGTGAGACAACAAAAAATATGATGTACAGTGTTGACCCCCATTTATTGCAACACATCCTGACTAATTTGCTCGAAAATGCCATCAAGTATTCACCAGCAGACAGCACTGTCACCTTGGCCTTACAATGTCAGCCCAACCACATTGAATTTCAAATTATTGACCAGGGTATTGGGTTAACATCTCAAGATATGGCTAAATTATTCACACCCTTTTACCGAGGACTCAATGTTGGTAAAACTCCAGGGACTGGTTTAGGTTTATCTATTGTCAAAAAGTGCGTCGATGTTCATGGTGGCGAGATTACAGTCACTAGTGAACTCAATGTGGGAACAACTTTTAGAGTTATCATTCCTGCTACCAGAGAAGAAGCTAATGCCAATGCAAAATGTCCTGCTGATTCGCCTAGCGTCTCGGAGAAAAGGCTAGCACCTACAAAATTCCAAATTCAAAATTAA
- a CDS encoding GAF domain-containing protein, whose translation MGRDSLLPRILLINSNPVESAWIITALSQKLPGWEIKEILNVEDLAQAIANANFDLVITDDNLSWATGIEVLQTIKEHHQACPVIMFTDSHDIATVVAAMKAGLDDYILKSPHQIDKLVQAIEQAIQKTSLSVDDSQATATALQESQQQYQTLVENSPDIIERFDTQLRHLYVSPSLTNISGIPAPVFLGKTCRELGMSPVMVNTWESAAKTLLQTGKKQIIEFEVETLNGIRDFEMAIAPELSYDNTIESILCISRDVTDRKAAEKALKSQAQQAQALNRVVQIIRSSLDLQTIFSTATAEVTQLLAVNRTSIIQYLPEQQIWKVLAVHRLDESIPDSIGLEIPDQGNLYAAQLKQQQVVRINGVDEINDPIHKQLAQKFTQVWLLTPIIVNGTIWGSLSLTKPESESPWKDEEVELSRKVADQLAIAVQQAQLYQQVQQELRERQQAEAALQKLNQELEQRVAERTQQLQQAEARFEQIFHASPYPIVIMSLLDQRFIEANEAFCQLFGYSREQLITQTPEDFTFFADPAYEGIIRQQILAKGSVRDLECAIRTRTGEIRTFLTSAECIHVDGIPCFLTTGNDITERKQAEATRQQQARKERLLRLITQEIRQFLDLDAILTTAVTEVRHTLSVDRAAVYRFHPDWSGSFIVESVSKGWKKLVSPDFQEVWEDSYLQQTQGGRYKNHETFAVSDIYTVGHQDCHIALLEQFQARAYAIAPIICGDSLWGLLAIYQNTAPRNWETWEIELLEQIGNQLAIAIQQSELYGQLQTELQERKEIEEKIRTSLKEKEVLLREVYHRVKNNMQMVSSLLSLQTNSIKDPAVLKLLTESQRRVKTMALIHERLYRSKNLSRINFAFYVPELVGNLVQSYTTVDSEIEVTLEVADLELDLDTAVPCGLIINELVSNALKYAFPQQKGEITLQFWLEDETDYYCLVVKDDGVGIPADFGSQCTTSLGMQLVYGLTEQIGGEIQLNRQRGSEFKIRFQKRS comes from the coding sequence ATGGGACGAGATAGCCTGTTGCCAAGAATTTTGTTAATTAACTCTAACCCTGTAGAGAGTGCTTGGATCATCACAGCACTCTCCCAAAAATTGCCAGGATGGGAAATTAAGGAAATTTTGAATGTAGAAGATTTAGCTCAAGCGATCGCCAATGCTAACTTTGATTTAGTCATCACCGATGACAATTTATCCTGGGCAACCGGAATCGAGGTGTTGCAAACCATAAAAGAGCATCATCAGGCTTGTCCTGTGATCATGTTTACAGATAGCCATGATATCGCAACCGTAGTGGCAGCCATGAAAGCAGGGTTAGATGATTATATTCTCAAATCTCCCCATCAAATTGACAAATTAGTACAAGCAATTGAGCAGGCAATCCAGAAAACTTCTTTGTCTGTAGATGATTCCCAAGCTACAGCAACAGCCTTGCAAGAATCACAACAACAATATCAAACCTTAGTAGAAAATTCCCCCGACATTATTGAACGTTTTGATACACAACTGCGGCATCTTTATGTTAGTCCATCCCTGACCAACATTTCAGGAATTCCAGCACCAGTGTTTTTGGGCAAAACCTGTCGTGAGTTGGGAATGTCACCAGTCATGGTCAACACTTGGGAAAGTGCTGCCAAAACTTTACTGCAAACAGGAAAAAAACAAATCATTGAATTTGAAGTAGAGACGCTTAACGGTATACGTGACTTTGAAATGGCGATCGCCCCAGAGTTGAGCTATGACAACACAATTGAATCGATATTATGTATTTCACGAGATGTCACAGATCGCAAAGCCGCAGAAAAAGCTTTAAAAAGTCAAGCACAGCAAGCACAGGCTTTAAATCGAGTAGTGCAAATTATTCGCAGTTCCCTGGATTTACAGACGATTTTTTCCACAGCGACAGCAGAAGTCACACAATTATTAGCAGTCAATCGAACTTCCATTATTCAGTATTTACCAGAACAGCAGATTTGGAAAGTTTTGGCAGTTCATCGCTTAGATGAATCTATCCCAGATAGCATAGGTTTAGAAATTCCTGATCAGGGAAATCTCTACGCAGCCCAACTCAAACAGCAGCAAGTGGTGCGAATTAATGGCGTAGATGAAATTAATGATCCCATCCACAAACAACTAGCCCAGAAATTTACTCAAGTATGGCTGTTAACACCCATTATCGTGAACGGTACAATTTGGGGTAGCTTATCACTCACCAAACCGGAAAGTGAAAGTCCCTGGAAAGATGAAGAAGTAGAACTATCAAGGAAAGTTGCTGATCAATTAGCGATCGCAGTCCAGCAAGCACAACTCTATCAACAGGTGCAGCAAGAACTCAGGGAACGTCAACAAGCCGAAGCCGCCTTACAAAAACTCAACCAAGAACTAGAACAACGAGTTGCAGAACGCACTCAACAACTCCAGCAAGCCGAAGCCAGATTCGAGCAAATTTTTCACGCCTCGCCCTATCCCATCGTGATTATGTCCTTGCTAGATCAACGCTTTATTGAAGCCAATGAAGCATTTTGTCAGCTTTTCGGCTATTCCCGTGAACAATTAATCACCCAAACTCCAGAGGACTTCACTTTTTTTGCTGATCCAGCCTATGAGGGAATAATTCGTCAGCAAATATTAGCCAAGGGTAGTGTACGTGATCTGGAATGTGCCATCCGCACTAGAACAGGAGAGATACGCACTTTTTTAACATCTGCCGAATGTATTCATGTAGACGGAATTCCCTGTTTTCTCACCACTGGTAACGATATTACAGAACGCAAACAAGCAGAAGCCACTAGACAACAACAAGCCAGGAAAGAAAGGTTATTGAGGCTAATTACCCAAGAAATTCGCCAATTTTTAGATTTAGATGCCATTCTTACCACTGCTGTCACGGAAGTTAGGCATACATTGAGTGTAGATCGGGCGGCTGTTTATCGTTTTCATCCCGATTGGAGTGGGAGTTTTATCGTTGAGTCCGTTAGTAAGGGGTGGAAAAAGCTTGTAAGCCCAGATTTTCAAGAGGTTTGGGAAGATAGTTATTTACAACAAACCCAAGGAGGCAGGTATAAAAATCACGAAACCTTTGCTGTGAGCGATATTTACACCGTGGGACACCAAGATTGTCACATCGCACTTCTAGAACAATTTCAAGCCAGGGCTTATGCAATTGCCCCCATTATTTGCGGAGATAGTCTGTGGGGCTTGTTAGCAATTTATCAGAATACCGCCCCCCGTAATTGGGAAACTTGGGAAATTGAATTACTAGAACAGATAGGTAATCAATTAGCAATTGCGATTCAACAATCAGAACTTTATGGACAACTGCAAACCGAACTGCAAGAACGCAAAGAAATTGAGGAAAAAATTCGTACTTCTTTGAAAGAAAAGGAGGTGTTGTTGCGGGAAGTGTATCACCGAGTCAAAAATAATATGCAAATGGTTTCTAGCTTATTAAGCTTACAGACCAATAGCATCAAAGACCCAGCTGTACTGAAGTTACTCACCGAAAGTCAGCGTCGAGTCAAAACAATGGCATTAATCCATGAACGACTTTATCGTTCTAAAAACCTATCGCGCATTAATTTTGCTTTTTATGTTCCAGAACTAGTGGGAAATTTAGTGCAATCCTACACTACTGTTGATTCAGAGATCGAGGTCACATTAGAAGTGGCTGATTTAGAACTAGACTTAGATACAGCTGTTCCCTGTGGCTTAATCATTAATGAATTAGTATCTAATGCCCTCAAGTATGCTTTTCCCCAGCAAAAAGGTGAAATCACCCTGCAATTCTGGCTAGAGGATGAGACTGACTATTATTGCTTGGTAGTGAAAGATGACGGTGTTGGCATTCCTGCTGATTTCGGTTCCCAGTGTACTACATCACTAGGAATGCAACTAGTATATGGACTAACAGAACAAATTGGCGGTGAAATTCAGTTAAATCGGCAACGAGGCAGTGAATTTAAGATTCGCTTTCAAAAAAGGTCGTAG
- a CDS encoding class I fructose-bisphosphate aldolase, translating to MTATLIESNSLESLLGNEAENLLNYTAKVSKDLLHLPGSDFIDRVWLNSDRHPQVLRNLQQLYSSGRLANTGYLSILPVDQGIEHSAGASFAPNPIYFDPENIIKLAIAAGCNAVATTLGVLGSVSRKYAHKIPFIAKINHNELLTVPNQFDQVLFADVEQAWNLGAVAIGATIYFGSEQSTRQIQEISQAFKYAHELGMVTILWCYLRNNAFKQDKDYHVAADLTGQANHLGVSIEADIIKQKLPENNHGYEAVAKATGQSYGKIDQRVYTELTSDHPIDLTRYQVLNCYCGRSGLINSGGASGKNDFAEAVRTAVINKRAGGTGLISGRKTFQRPFEEGVKLFHAIQDVYLSPEITIA from the coding sequence ATGACTGCTACACTCATAGAAAGCAATTCTCTTGAGTCATTATTGGGGAATGAAGCCGAAAATTTGCTCAATTATACAGCCAAAGTCTCTAAAGATTTACTGCATTTACCTGGATCTGACTTTATAGACCGAGTTTGGTTAAATAGCGATCGCCATCCCCAAGTCTTGCGTAATCTCCAGCAGCTTTATTCTAGTGGACGGTTAGCAAATACTGGTTATCTCTCAATTTTGCCTGTAGATCAAGGGATTGAACACTCAGCCGGTGCTTCCTTTGCACCCAATCCCATTTATTTTGATCCAGAAAATATTATCAAATTAGCGATCGCCGCAGGTTGTAATGCTGTCGCTACAACTTTAGGAGTATTAGGGAGTGTATCGCGTAAATATGCTCACAAAATCCCTTTTATCGCCAAAATTAACCATAATGAATTGTTGACGGTTCCTAATCAATTCGACCAAGTATTATTTGCTGATGTCGAACAAGCTTGGAATTTAGGTGCAGTCGCCATTGGTGCAACCATTTACTTTGGTTCAGAACAATCAACTAGACAAATTCAAGAAATCAGTCAAGCTTTTAAATACGCCCATGAGTTGGGGATGGTAACTATTCTCTGGTGTTATTTGCGAAATAATGCTTTTAAACAAGATAAAGATTATCACGTTGCAGCTGACCTTACAGGACAAGCCAATCATTTAGGCGTGAGCATTGAAGCTGACATCATTAAACAAAAACTGCCAGAAAATAATCATGGTTATGAAGCAGTAGCTAAAGCCACAGGTCAAAGCTACGGTAAAATTGACCAACGAGTATACACAGAATTAACCAGTGATCATCCCATCGATTTAACCCGTTATCAAGTATTAAATTGCTACTGTGGACGCTCAGGTTTAATTAACTCCGGTGGTGCTTCTGGGAAAAATGATTTTGCTGAAGCTGTGCGTACAGCCGTGATTAATAAACGTGCTGGAGGTACAGGTTTAATTTCAGGAAGAAAGACTTTTCAACGACCTTTTGAAGAAGGGGTGAAACTATTTCACGCCATTCAGGATGTTTATTTATCGCCAGAAATCACAATAGCATGA
- a CDS encoding pyridoxal phosphate-dependent aminotransferase — translation MKLAARVSQVTPSLTLAIAAKAKAMKAEGIDVCSFSAGEPDFDTPAHIKAAAAKALESGKTKYGPAAGEPKLREAIAHKLQSDNGLNYKAENVIVTNGGKHSLYNLMAALIDPGDEVIIPAPYWLSYPEMVTLVGGKPVIIQTDAATGYKITPEQLKQAITPKTKLFILNSPSNPTGMVYTPEEIKALAQVIVDADIYVVSDEIYEKILYDGAEHISIGSLGEEIFQRTLISNGFAKAYSMTGWRLGYLAGPVEIIKAASTIQGHSTSNVCTFAQYGAIAALESSQDCVAEMLQAFAKRRQVMLDRLNAIPGLSCPKPDGAFYLFPDISKTGLKSLEFCDALIEAHQVAVIPGIAFGADNNIRLSYATDLATIEKGMDRLEKFVLSRI, via the coding sequence ATGAAGCTGGCAGCAAGAGTAAGTCAGGTAACACCTTCACTCACCTTAGCGATCGCCGCGAAAGCTAAGGCGATGAAGGCAGAGGGTATAGACGTTTGTAGTTTTAGTGCTGGTGAACCGGATTTTGATACCCCAGCGCACATTAAAGCAGCCGCAGCTAAAGCTTTGGAATCAGGTAAAACCAAGTATGGCCCAGCCGCAGGTGAACCAAAGTTAAGAGAAGCGATCGCCCACAAGCTGCAATCGGATAATGGTCTCAACTACAAAGCCGAGAATGTGATTGTCACCAATGGCGGTAAACATTCTCTTTATAACCTCATGGCAGCATTAATTGACCCTGGTGATGAGGTAATTATCCCTGCACCCTACTGGCTCAGTTACCCAGAAATGGTGACATTAGTAGGCGGGAAACCTGTAATTATCCAAACAGATGCTGCTACAGGCTATAAAATTACCCCTGAGCAATTAAAACAAGCTATTACCCCCAAAACAAAGCTATTTATCCTCAATTCTCCTTCTAACCCCACAGGGATGGTGTATACACCAGAGGAAATCAAAGCTTTAGCACAGGTAATAGTTGATGCAGATATATATGTGGTATCTGATGAGATTTATGAAAAAATTCTCTACGATGGTGCAGAACATATCAGCATCGGTTCTTTAGGCGAGGAAATTTTTCAGCGCACCTTAATTAGTAATGGATTTGCCAAAGCTTACTCCATGACTGGTTGGCGACTGGGTTATTTAGCGGGGCCAGTGGAAATTATCAAAGCTGCTAGCACCATCCAAGGGCATAGTACATCAAATGTCTGTACCTTTGCTCAATATGGGGCGATCGCTGCTTTAGAAAGTTCCCAAGACTGTGTCGCAGAAATGCTTCAAGCCTTTGCAAAACGCAGACAAGTGATGTTAGATAGACTCAACGCCATTCCCGGCTTAAGTTGTCCTAAACCAGATGGCGCGTTTTACCTGTTCCCCGACATCAGCAAAACTGGTTTAAAATCCCTGGAATTCTGTGATGCGCTGATTGAAGCTCATCAAGTAGCTGTAATTCCTGGAATTGCTTTTGGTGCTGATAACAACATTCGCCTTTCCTATGCTACGGATTTAGCAACCATTGAAAAGGGCATGGATAGGTTAGAAAAGTTTGTGCTTTCTCGGATCTAG